In a single window of the Salvelinus namaycush isolate Seneca chromosome 18, SaNama_1.0, whole genome shotgun sequence genome:
- the LOC120062851 gene encoding tripartite motif-containing protein 35-like — protein MATPIPVPELLLAILEELITEDLKTFQWYLTEAVLNDFPPFPKSMLENMDRLTTVDKMIKTSSYEGAVKVSLEILRKMKHNNLAEKLQRDSQTSCPVCHDILRESVILSCHHKVCTVCIHECWNQKDSLQCPVCKKRILMDTARSEVLCSLHSEKFKLFCLEDKKLICVVCQTSKKHKNHNCSPIDEAAQDQKEELQTVMNSLKEKLGVFSKISQTCAEHILSQAQHTEGQIKEQFEKLHQFLREEEAARIADLKEEEEHKSRVMKEKIEEMSREISSLANTIRFLEEELKAEDLSFLQNYESTMERAQCKLPDPMLVSGVLIDVAKYLGNLQFRVWEKMHEIVKYTPVILNPNTSQPHLILSDDLTSVRHRDEDSINDSDETLQLPDNPERFDTFRMVLGSEGFNSGTHNWDIEVGDNTHWSLGVITESVQRKGEVKNGYWQIRFTDTLLTVRQKPLRIRVQLDWDGGKLSFSDPDNKTVLHTFTHTFTEKVFPFCLNGCKLHPVRILPVKACVTVEKPNETFLQDTSVKGLTAKTHNDYDMFDDSYDDNHEDSDEFEYDSDDYEDEEDEEDEEDEDDY, from the exons ATGGCGACACCCATTCCTGTTCCTGAGCTGCTGTTGGCCATTTTAGAAGAGCTAATCACTGAAGACCTTAAGACATTCCAGTGGTACCTGACTGAGGCTGTGCTCAACGATTTTCCTCCCTTCCCTAAGAGCATGCTGGAGAACATGGACAGGCTAACCACTGTGGATAAGATGATCAAGACCTCAAGCTATGAGGGAGCTGTGAAGGTGTCATTAGAGATCCTGAGGAAGATGAAGCACAACAATCTCGCTGAGAAACTACAGAGAGACAGCCAAACATCCTGTCCTGTGTGCCATGACATCCTCAGGGAGTCTGTTATACTGTCATGCCACCACAAAGTCTGCACAGTCTGTATACATGAATGCTGGAACCAGAAAGATTCTCTGCAATGCCCTGTGTGCAAGAAGAGGATCTTAATGGATACAGCAAGGTCTGAGGTGCTCTGCAGTTTGCACAGTGAGAAATTCAAACTATTCTGCCTGGAGGATAAAAAGCTAATCTGTGTGGTATGTCAGACttcaaaaaaacacaaaaaccaTAACTGTAGCCCCATAGATGAAGCTGCACAGGATCAGAAGGAAGAACTCCAGACAGTAATGAATTCCTTAAAGGAGAAGCTTGGGGTCTTTAGTAAAATTAGCCAAACCTGTGCTGAACACATCTTGAGCCAGGCCCAGCACACAGAGGGTCAAATTAAGGAGCAGTTTGAGAAGCTTCACCAGTTTCTACGAGAGGAAGAGGCAGCCAGGATAGCTGACCTAAAGGAGGAAGAAGAGCACAAGAGTCGAGTGATGAAAGAGAAGATTGAAGAAATGAGCAGAGAGATTTCATCACTTGCAAACACAATCAGATTCTTAGAGGAGGAGCTGAAAGCTGAAGACCTCTCATTTCTGCAGAACTATGAGTCCACAATGGAAAGAGCCCAATGCAAACTGCCAGATCCAATGCTGGTCTCAGGAGTGCTGATAGACGTGGCTAAATACTTGGGCAACCTGCAATTTAGAGTCTGGGAGAAGATGCATGAGATTGTGAAATACACTCCTGTGATTCTGAACCCCAATACTTCCCAACCACATCTCATCCTGTCTGATGATCTGACCAGTGTGAGACACCGTGATGAAGACAGCATCAATGACAGTGATGAAACACTGCAGCTTCCTGACAACCCAGAGAGGTTTGATACCTTTAGAATGGTCCTAGGCTCCGAAGGCTTTAATTCAGGGACACATAACTGGGACATTGAGGTTGGGGACAATACTCACTGGTCACTGGGTGTGATTACAGAATCTGTCCAGAGGAAGGGAGAAGTAAAGAATGGATACTGGCAAATCCGATTCACTG ACACACTCCTTACTGTGAGACAGAAACCCCTGAGGATCAGAGTGCAGCTGGACTGGGATGGAGGTAAGCTGTCATTCTCTGACCCTGATAATAAGACAGTtctacacacattcacacacactttcACTGAGAAAGTCTTTCCTTTTTGCCTTAATGGCTGTAAACTCCACCCTGTGAGGATTTTACCAGTGAAGGCCTGTGTGACAGTGGAAAAGCCCAATGAGACCTTCTTACAGGACACAAGTGTCAAAGGCTTAACAGCGAAAACCCACAATGATTATGATATGTTCGATGATTCATACGATGATAATCATGAGGACTCTGATGAATTTGAGTACGACTCTGATGATTATGAAGacgaagaagacgaagaagacgaagaagacgaAGATGATTATTAA